A window of Patagioenas fasciata isolate bPatFas1 chromosome 27, bPatFas1.hap1, whole genome shotgun sequence genomic DNA:
CACCAACCTCACCTTTGGAGACGTGGTCAACAAGGTTGGGGGGGCTGCACTGTGGGGAGTGGGACCGGGGGGGATGCGGCGTCACcttcaccatcctcatcctcccgcAGGCGACGCTGTGCTCCCGCCGCGGCTGCATGGAGGCCATTGTGGCTCAGCTGGGCTCCGACAGCGAGGAGCTGCACCAGGTGGGTGCCGGGgctccccggggcggggggacagGCATGGGGATGGTCCCCGCGCCCACCCGCCCCGCTGTGCCCCCCCAGGTGGTCTCCAGCATCCTGAGGAACCTCTCGTGGCGGGCGGACATCAACAGCAAGAAGGTGCTGCGGGAGGTGGGCAGCGTCACCGGGCTGATGCGCTGCGCCCTGCGCGCCGGCAAGGTGAGCAGCGCCGCGGGGGGACGGACACGGGGTGGCCAAACGGGGGGTGAGAGCTCTGCGTGTCCCCCTCCCTGCTCCTGGAGCGCTCAGGTGAGAAAACAGCTTCCAAGCTTCCAAGGAGGCTGTAGGACACTGCATTTCTCATTGGAGCCCAGCTCAGCTTAAGGGAGAGTGTTTTATTGTGATGGACCGGGGTGCTGCAAGATCAGTGGGCTCAAGTTTAAATTCAAGATGAAAGTGACTGTTTTAAATTAAAGTGAGTAATAAAAAATCACTTTACCAAAGATAGCTTAGACCCCGATGGAAGGATTTTTATTACTGTTGAGGATTTGTTAATTTGAAGGAAAGAAGCAGCAGGCAGCCTCGTTCAAGCAGAAAGGACAGGGCTTATGCAGAAGTGATGGACTAAAGCTGAACTTCCAGGAGAAGAATACAATAATGATCCAGCTTTATTGATGAGGatcacacggtgtgaactgtggggttgtcacacgcaggggcaggagctggacttgatgatctttgtgggtcccatCCAGCTCAGGATGTGTGGTTCTTTGGCAGGAATCCACGCTGAAGAGCGTCCTGAGCGCGCTGTGGAACCTGTCGGCGCACAGCACGGAGAACAAGGCGGCCATCTGCGGGGTGGAGGGCGCCCTGGGCTTCCTGGTGAGCACCCTCACCTACAAGTGCCAGAGCAACTCGCTGGCCATCATTGAGAGCGGCGGCGGCATCCTGCGCAACGTCTCCAGCCTCATCGCCACGCGCGAGGATTACAGGTCAGGGACCCACGGGGACCGTCCCCACGGCCAGGGGGACACCGGTTCATACCCGGTTCTCTAAGTATTCATTTGTTAGGTGACAAGAGATGGGTTTGGCTGGAGGAAGAATTCCCGTGCAACTACAGGTCCAGGTTGTTTAATAAGATGCGCTGCtatctgctgaaatccagcagcgACCGTAGAGCCaccgaatcattttggttggaaaagacctttatgatcattgagcccaaccttTAGCGATCTGATCTCAACAGAAAGTGGTGGCTTTGGAAAGCTTTTAATAACATTCCACACCAATTTCAGTCAATGCTCCGCTAGGACGAAGTTTCGGAGCCGCTGTGGCAATACGGTGCAGCTCATAGAACCTCACACATCAGGCGCCTTTGGGCAAACAACCTCTGCTCCAAGCTTGCCTATGGCTCTTCGAAATGGTTTTCTAAGGAAAGATTAATTAAGCTACCTTTTGTTAATTAAGCAGAGGCTCATTCTGCAGTCACGTAGCCTTAATTGGCACAAAAAGCCAGTGAAAAACATAACTACTAAGCTATTGTCCACAATATCAGAGAGATCGAGCCAATTGTACTGTTCTTAGTTTCGTTAATTTTTAAGCATGTCAAAGAAGCCGTTGATTACAATAATACACTAAATTaacttttttaaatgaactgtaactagggcttatttttggagtagagcttatatttcaagcatcctcaaaaatcctgaaaaatcatggtagggcttatttttggagtaggtctTCTTTTCAGGGTAGGCATTATTTTTGGGATAGGTATTATTTTTGTGGTACGTCTTATTTTGGGGGTAGGTATTCTtttcggggtaggtcttatttttgaggTAGATAATATTTTCAACATAGGTCTTATTTtgtggggtaggtcttattttgggggtaagttttatttttgtcGTAGGACTTATTTTTGGGATATGTCTTATTTTTGAGGTAGGTAATATTTTcaacacaggttttatttttgtggtaGGTCTTATTTTGAGGGTAGGTATTATTTTTGTGGTAGGTCTTATCTTGGGgatagcttttatttttgtggtaggttttatttttgtggtaGGACTTATTTTGGGGgtgggtcttatttttggggtaggtaaTATATTCCAACATAGATCTTATTTTGGAGGTAGGTCTTATTTCTGTGGTAGGACTTATTTTAGGGGTATGTCTTATTTTTGAGGTAGGTCATATTTTcaacacaggttttatttttgtgatAGGTCTTGTTTTGGGGGTAGGTATTATTTTTGGGGTAGATCTTATTTTTGAGGTAGGTAGTATTTTCAACATAGGTCTTATATTTGGGGTAGGTCGTATTTTCAGGGTAGGTATTATTTTGGGGATAGATATTATTTTTgtggtaggtcttattttgggggtaggtattatttttggggtaggtcttatttttgaggTAGGTAGTATTTTCAacataggtcttatttttggataggtcttattttcaggggaaaaaggtAGCTGTGGGGGGCCATCGATTTCCACCGTTTGACCTCCCAGCCTTAATTTTTGGTGGGTTGTCCCGTGTCGCTCTGTCCCGCAGGCAGGTGCTGCGGGACCACAACTGCCTGCAGACGCTGCTGCAGCACCTGCGCTCGCACAGCCTCACCATCGTCAGCAACGCCTGCGGGACCCTCTGGAACCTgtccgcccgcagcccccgcgaccaggagctgctgtgggaccTGGGGGCGGTCAGCATGCTGCGCAACCTCATCCACTCCAAGCACAAGATGATCGCCATGGGCAGCGCGGCCGCGCTGCGTAACCTGCTCACCAACCGGCCCCCCAAGTACAAGGACGCGGCCGTGGTGTCGCCGGGCTCCTGCATGCCCTCGCTCTACATGCGCAAGCAGAAGGCGCTGGAGGCAGAGCTGGACGCCAAGCACTTGGCCGAGACTTTTGACACCATGGAGAAGCAGAGCCTGAAGAGCCAGGGTGCCAAGAAGCCGCCGCGGCACATGGAGAGCCTGGTGAAGGATTACGCCTCCGACTCCGGTTGCTTCGACGACGACGAGGTGCCCAACATCTCCACCGGCGTGGAGACGGCCAGCGCCTCCGTCCTCTCCATGTTCCTCAGCTCCTCGTTCCTGCAGGGCCAGGCGCTGCCGCGGGCGCTGGCGCAGCGGCGATGCCCGGAGCCGGAGAAGGACGGCAGCGCCAAAGCCCCCGAGCCCAAGAAGCTGCCGCTGCCGGAGGACGACGTCTCGCTGGCCGCCGAGAAGCTGGCCAACAAGATCTCCAGCACGGTGGCCAAGATCGACAAGCTGGTGGAGGACATCTCGACCATGCACACGTCCTCGGACGACAGCTTCAGCCTCAGCTCGGAGGACCACGGGCTGGACTGGCAGTACGGCCCCGAGGAGGCGCACGAGGCGCGGGCGCAGTCCTGCTCGCCGTGTCGCCTCTCGGACGCCGGTGGCTTCACCAAGCGGGAGAGCTTGAGCCGGGCGCAGGCGCTGCTGCGGCTGAAAACCGCCTACACCAGCCTGTCCAACGACAGCCTCaacagcggcagcaccagcgacggCTACTGCACCAAGGAACACATGAAGCCCTGCAGCAAAGCCGCCTTCCTGGACTGCCGCGACGAGCTGCAGCGCTACCAGAAGCGCCCGAGCCGCCTCGACCTCAAGAGCATCCTGGGCAGCAAACCGGAGCGGGGGGATGCCCCCGTGCCCAGGGGAAGGGATACGGCTGAGCCGGACAAGCCGGAGCAGCGAGAACTGCCCGAACGGGCCAAGAAGACGGTgacattccccagccccacggcgctGGAGAAGGAGCCCGAGTGGAAGAGGGAGGTGGGCAGTAAGTTgtcctccgacccccaggtccgCACCATCAAGCTCTCCCCGTCCTACCAGCACGTCCCCCTGCTTGAGACCCTGGCCAAGAGCGGTGTGGCCACCGGTGCCGGCCACCTCCTGGGCAGAAAGCAAGCCTGGCTGCCCCCCGCGCTGCTGCAGACGGCCGAGAGCTTGAGCAAGATCCCGGAGAAGCTGCCGGCCCAGGCACCGGCTGTGGCGGAGCAGGAGTCAGTGCAGAAATACTCGGTGGAGGACACCCCCATCTGCTTCTCCCGCTGcagctccctctcctccctctcctcggCCGACAATGTGCTGGACGGACAGAGCCACAGCGAGAACGACCTGGACAGCGACTCCTCCCTGGAGATCCTGGAGATGGAGGAAGGTGACGGGGAAGGGGAGGACGGGaggcaggagaaggagaaggcGGCGGAGCTGGCTCCGGCCACGCCGATGGGGATTTCCCAACCCATCACCATCCCCTTCCCGAAGCGGGACAAGGTTTTTCTACGGGAATCGTCCCCGTCGCGCCAGGAGGACCTGACGCCCTCGAGCTCCTCGGAGAACTACATCCAGGAGACGCCGCTGGTGATGAGCCGCTGCAGCTCCGtcagctccctgggcagcttcGAGAGCCCGTCCATCGCCAGCTCCATCCAGAGCGACCCGTGCAGCGAGATGATCAGCGGCACCGTCAGCCCCAGCGAGCTGCCCGACAGCCCGGGCCAGACCATGCCCCCCAGCCGCAGCAAGACCCCCCTGTTTGAGCTGGGCTGCCAGGCGGAGAAGGAGACCAGCCAGTTCAACATCCAGTGGGAGAACAACGTCAAGAAGTTCATGGAGATCACCGACTTCAAGGAGCGTTTCCAGCTGCCCCAGGACCTGGACTCCATGGTTTACTTCACGGTGGAGAAACCCAACGAGAACTTCTCGTGCGCCTCCAGCCTGAGCGCGCTGCCGCTCCACGAGCACTACGTGCAGAAGGACGTGGAGCTCAAGCTGATCCCCACCTTCCCGGAGAGGAACAGCCTGAATTTCGCGGCTCACGAGAAGCGGGAGGAGCGGCGGgaggagcggtacctggagggccGGCGGCGGGcagacccccccgaaccccccgaCGACGACGACATCGAGATCCTGAAGGAATGCATCAGCTCCGCCATGCCCTCCCGCTTCCGCAAGGTCAGGAGCTCCCTGCTCGCCggccaggtcctgcacccccagaccaaGAAGCCGGTGCACGTCCCCGTCTACATGCTGGTGCCGGCCCACGCACACCCCGCCGTCCCCAAGCACCTGCGCGCCAGCGCCCGCGACCTCTTCAGGGACGACGACTCCTTCACCGACTCGGCCGACGGGACCCCCGGCAACTTCTCCAGCGCCGCCTCGCTGAGCGACGAGACCCTGCGCTACCCGGCCCCCGAGGAGGCCGAGCCCCCCTGCGCCGCGGGGACGGGGGTCCTGCCTGAGGGACACCGCGAGGCGGGGGGCACCGGCGCCATCCCGGCCAGGAGAGCCGCCTCCGGCAGCTCGGCGCCCGCCCGGCTGAGCTCGGCGTGCCGCGGGCAGGGCGGGGAGGGCAAGCGGGGCCAACCCCCCCCGAAGGGCAGAGCCAGCCTGGAGCTGGAGGTGGGGGGCAGCGGCGGGACCCCCGGGAGGAAGGACGCTCCCCAGGAGGACGGGGTGGCCTTCCAGTCGCTGTGCCACACCACGCCGACCGAGGAAGCCGTCTACTGCTTCTACGAGCAGGACTGGGACGAGCTGCCCGCGGCGGGCAGGGGGGGAACCGgcggcagagcccagcccagccggggGGAGCGCTGCGGGGGCTCTGCCCCCAACAGGGACCCCGAGCTGGGTCCCCGGCCAGTGAAAGCCAAACCGCAGAACAACCTCATTGCCGACGAGACGCCGCCGTGCGACTCCCTCAGCTCGTCCATGAGCTCCCTGAGCGACGCCAACCTCTCCGGCGGCGAGGAGCGGGGTCAGCCCTGCGGCAAAGCCCCCCGGCCGCGGCCGGTGGCGGGGCAGGCACGGGGGGGCTCCCCCAACTCCCGCACCCTCAACTCGGAGGATGACCTGCTGCAGAAGTGCATCGGCTCGGCCATGCCCAAGCGCCGGCGGCCGGCGGCTCGCCGCAGGGTGGTGGAACGCAAGCAGAAGCCGCCGGGCGCCGGTGGGAGAGAGCGGAACGCGGAGGTGAAGCATCACCCCGGCGAGGACGCCGGCTCCGACCGCGGCTCCGACCTGGACAGCGTGGAGTGGCAGGCCATCCAGGAGGGAGCCAACTCCATCGTCACCTGGCTGCACCAGGCTGCCGCCTCCCTCTCGCGGGAGCCTTCCTCCGAGTCCGACTCCATCCTCTCCTTCGTGTCGGGGCTCTCGGTGGGCTCCACGCTGCAGCTCTCGCTGGGCCGGCAGGAGAAGCCGCGAGCCAGCAGTGCGGTCGGACGGGACACGGCCAGGAGGGAACACGGCAAGAGCCGCCCGGAGAGGAAGGACGCGCCGGGTGCCCGTCCCGCCGGCCGCGGCAGCGCCAGGGCGGAGCGGAGCCCGGCGCCCACCAAGCCGGTGCCCAACCTGCCCGTGGTTTTCCGCGGCAGGACCGTCATCTACATGCCCAGCCTGGCCAAGGACGCCCCCAGCCCGCGGGCCACCCCCAAGAAAAGCCCCGTGGCCAAGCCCGCGGCGCCGCCGGCCAAGAACCTCTCGCTGAGCCAGCAGCGGTCGCGGAGCCTGCACCGGCTGGGCAAACCCCCCGACAGCGGGGAGCTGGCGCTGCCCAAGAGGAGCACCACGCCGCCCGCCCGCATCGGCAAGGGCCCCCCGTCCTCGGGCTCCTCCCGCACCTCCACCCCCTCCCAGCACGGCCCCAAGAAGCTGCCGTCACCCCCCCAGCTCGCCAAGCAGGGTCCCCCGGCCGCGAGCAAGGTGGGCGGCTCGTCCTCCCCGCCGGGACCTCCGAGCAGAGTCCTGGCCCCCAAATCCCCGGCTCCCCGGCAATCCAAGACACAGAAGTCGCCCGTGCGCATCCCCTTCATGCAGAAGCCCAGCAGGAAGGTGCTGCCGGGCCGGGGGGCCATGCCGGTGCTGGAGGAGCAGGGGGGTGACGACAAGGCGCAgggcggggggccgggccggcggcTCAACCTGGTGCGGATGTCATCCACCCGCTCCAGCGGCAGCGACTCGGATCGCTCCGGCTTCCTGCGCCAGCTCACCTTCATCAAGGAATCCTCCAGCCTGCTGCTGCGGCACCGCGCCGAGCTCAACCCGGCAGCGCCGGCGGCATCGCTGCCTCGCCGGAcctccccgccgcgccgccgcgccgCCCTCCCCACCGTCTTCCTCTGCTCCTCCCGCTGCGAGGAGCTCAAGGCGGTCAAACCGGCGGCACCCAGCCCacggtcccctgtccccagggcccagcctGGTGGCAAAGTCCCCACCGGGGTCAAGCCGCCGCGGAGGACCAGCTCCGAGAGCCCGTCACGGCTGCCGGTGAAGAGCAGCATCCCCGCGGCCGAGCCCTTCAAGCGGTACTCATCATCGCCCAACATCAGCGTGGCGCGGCGGACGAGCAGCCCGTCCTCCGTCCTCTCCGCCCGCTCCGAGGCTtcggcgcggcggcggcagcaaACGGAGCCGGTACCCAGCGAGCAGCCGGCCAAGCCACCCGTGGTGATGATGAAGGGCACTTGGCGCAGGATCCGAGATGAAgacatcccccacatcctcaagagCACGCTGCCCTCGTCCGCCCTGCCGCTGGCGGGCACCGGCGAGGAGGAGCGTCCCGGCAGCCCCAGGAAGACCAGCGATGCCGTGGTGCAGACCGAGGACTTCGCCACCGCCAAGACCAACTCCAGCACCTCGCCCACGCTGGAGACGCACCAGGGACCCCCCCGCGCCGCCGGCGATGGTGAAGCCCCCGCCAAGGCCACCCTGCCCATCTCCTTTGGCCATGAGGCACCTGCCGGCACCTTCCCCGCCAGCCGGCACAGCTCCCCGAGCAGAGCCGCCCGCGTCACCCCCTTCAActatgtccccagccccatggtgGTGACAGCGGTGGCCGAGAAAGCGGTGGAGAAAATCCAAGCTTGAGTGTCCCGCGACCCCCACAGGCACCAGCCAGGACtgtgccgggggaggacagcgaTGCGGGACAGTTGGGGACCAGTGtgtcacccccaccctggctggggTGTTGCTGCTCCAGAGAACCGCGGGTCCCAGCACCACGGACCAGGCAGAGCTGGCCAGACCCACCGGGTCTGATGGCTCAAACTGGGGTGACGCTTGGTGCCCGCGTCCTGCTGATGGACACCCCAGGACAAGGGGAGTAGGGGCCATGTCCTCCCAGCCCGCTCACCTGCCCCAGGCAGAGGTTGAACTGGGACCGTGTCCCTGCACCAGATCTCCATGCTACAGCTCGGCACCAACACGCGGCTCTGCCGGCAATCGCTGCTCATTTATTAAGGACGGGAAGGGAcgtgtggtggggttttgtggggagatggggctgggaccccccccccccatttgtgCTGCTGGAGGCTCCTCATTAagctgctgggatgctggggGGAAAAGGCGCAGGAGGACGTGGGTTTGTCCCCGGAGGCCACTCGCAGGGTCACATCACCGGGCTGGGGAGCTGCCCTGGGAGGGGACGGGGTGCTGAGCTGGCACCGGGGTGCCCGACCCCCAGGGAAGGGTTTGGGACCCCTCACCCCCCTGCAGCTCCCCACCCCGGGGTGGAGGAGCctgtccccacctgtccccacctgtccccatgtgccGTGGACACGAGTCCACCCAGGACTGGATTACGCCCACGAGCATGGGGATCCCAGCCCCAAAGCACCGGGGATGCTCCTGCTCCTACATCCCAGTGccctgggggggctgcaggggtgggcacggggctctggggacactgcagggaaGACAGGGATGCACGGCAGGGGTGTGGGGACATCACGAGTGGCTCTGGGGACTCgcaggaggacatggggacatgcgaGGGGTCCCCGGGAACATGCACTGGGTTGGGACGTGCCCACCCTGGTTCCCGCTGCAGGGACTGCAGAAAAGGGGACACAGTCCCAACACGCAACACGTCCCCCCGCTCCCGAGTGCTGGAcgtgccaggagcaccagcagcaccagcatctccccacagCCCCGGGTTCAcgccccccagcccagctctgctctcaaCCCCCATGTGGATAATTGCGCCAGGTCCTGGGGTGCGCGGTCCCCCATCACTGTATGTATGTACTGAGGATATTCCAGACAGTATTCTGAATTAAAAGCTGACCTGTGTAAATAGGATGGGCTGGTCCATCTGTCCCGTGCCCCTGGGCCAGGAGGAGCTGCAACCCCCCCCGCAGCATTTTCCGGACCCATTTCTTGTGCTTCATGGCCGAGGAGGCAATGGGCGGCTTGAGGGTGTCGGTGGGGTCCGTGCTGGTGAAGGACAAAACGCCCACCACCTGTCCCCCGCACACCAAGGGGCCCCTCGAGTCAccctgtggggcagcagggccctCATACAGGCATGGACCCCCAAAACCAGGATGGACACCATGTAAGGTGGGGAGTGGGGTTTGGCCTCGTGGCCCCAAATGACCGATGGCAGGAGCCACACTGTGGGGAGAGAACCCATCACCGAGGGAAGGgttgggtgtccccagcaccccctgaccccccccagctccctggggTTTTACTTTGACTTTACTCCCTGCACGGGGGCATCCACACAGAAAGTCGCATCCTCAGTTTTCAGAGAAGTGTTTTTAATGTGATTCGTGCCAATCCCCAGCACTGGGGTGACCCATCCCCACCAGCACAGGACAACTCCGCTCCCACCCTCACCACAGTGGGGCCGAGGGACCTGTCCAGCCCCCCAACAGGCTGCAAACCAACCCTGGGGTCCCTCAGCGCTTGGCTCTGGAGGAcgtggctgccctggccctacGTGGTGTGGTTCTCAGGCTGCTCAGGAGCCGCTCGAAGAAGAACTCGGTCTGGTACTGTAGTTCGTTGAGGTGCCGCAGGAAGGGGGGCCCCTCGGCTTTTGTCACGTCCACGTACACCGGGATCATCTTGGTGCCGCGGCGATGGATGCTGTGGTGCAGGTTCCACTCGGAAACGCGCCGGCACCACGGGTCGCCCAACGACTTGGcggagaggaggaggatggccACCCGGCTGGCCTCGATCACCTCCACGGCCGTCAGGACCACGGACGTCCCAGCCACCTGGTCCTGGTGCTCCGCGTAGCCCCGAAATCCTTCTTTCCTCAGGCGCTCCGAGATGCGGGAGGCGATGGGGTCGTCGTTGGGGCAGTACCAGATGGAGAAGTCATAGGTGAAGCCGCGGCGCGAGGGCGCAGAGGACATGCCACccgccctggggacactgcagggacagcggggaccgAGCGCGGCGGCTGAGCCGCTCCCCCCGCACCGGATCCTCCCGTAAATCAACCGTAAATCAACTCTAGATCTGGGCAAGCAAAACCGCCGCGGCCCGGGGTGCCCCCGGGGTAGAGCCCCGAGCACCGGCAGCGCCCGGCCGGACAGACGGACGCGGCTCAGAACGCTCGTTGCCTCATGTCGGCGATGCTGCGGTccagcgccgcccccgcccgcagcagcagctcccgccgctcccgcagccgctcccgcgccgcccgcagccgctgGGTCATGGCCGCGTAGCCGCGGCTCTGCCGGTACAGCCGCTCCCGCTCCTCCTGCCCGccgagggggtctggggggttggggggcagaaCGGGGGCTCagcgggggctggggggctgctccCCCTCCCCGCGCCCCGGGGCTCACCTGGGGAGGGGTCCCGGTCCGGGCGGGGCTCGGCGGGGAGCACGAACACGGGGTCCCCCGGCGGGGCGCCCCGCACGTcggccaggagctgctcggcgctgggggggtcagggcggGTGGGCAGCACACGCTTGGCCTTGGAGCTCATCACGGGGGGGCCGCATGCGGGGGCTGGGGGAGTGGAAGGGGGGTGAGGAGGCTGCGCTGCCCCCACccccggacagacagacagacagacacgcccccctccccccgcgcTGCCCCGGTACAGACACACGGACCTGGCCCCTCTCTGTTCCCCCCGCACAGACAGACACCCCTCCCACCCTGCGTCCGGAATGGACAGACAGACCCCCACACACATCCctccaggacagacagacatcccTCCGTCCCCCCTGCCGCcatgagagacagacagacagagtccTCCCCCCGTcccgggacagacagacagacgtgccccgccccgccccgcccctggGACACACAAAGTGAGCAGACAAACAGACAGACCCCCCCCCACCACTAGGAcggacaaacagacagacagacagaccgctCTGCCGCCCGTTTcccggacggacacacggacacgctcCCCACCTTCCTCACGGCCACCGTAGCGCCGAAGCCCCGCCCACCGCAGCCTCCACTTCCGCGATTGCGTCATCCCCCCGCCCCTTTCCCTGCGCCACGCCCTCGCTCTTAAAGGCGCCGCGTCCGTAGGGAACACACGAGACAGGCGGTCGCGGAGCACCGGGAGCCCCCGGGGGTTTATTAGGGGCAGCCCAGGCCCCGGTGTCACAGCGCCGGTACCAGTGGCCCCTGTCACTTGCTCTTCTCCGGTTCTCGCGCCAGGTTCAGGGCTGCTCTGGAGGCtgcaggacacacggacacggtgTTAGGACCCATCCCCAGTACAGTGGCCACCCAGCTGGTGACATCGGGGACAAGCCATGTGGCACCATCTCATTCCCACCCGCTCCCGACGAGGACCAtggcactgggggggacacacggcaCTGGGGTTCTGGCTACGGAGAGGCAGGAGGGAAAGCAACTGCTCTACCCACACCAAGGGACAAGGGGACGTACAGACAGGCTGAGCTGCGGGG
This region includes:
- the C27H19orf25 gene encoding UPF0449 protein C19orf25 homolog, giving the protein MTQSRKWRLRWAGLRRYGGREEAPACGPPVMSSKAKRVLPTRPDPPSAEQLLADVRGAPPGDPVFVLPAEPRPDRDPSPDPLGGQEERERLYRQSRGYAAMTQRLRAARERLRERRELLLRAGAALDRSIADMRQRAF
- the APC2 gene encoding adenomatous polyposis coli protein 2, whose translation is MSGSIASYEQLVRQVEALRKENSHLRRELQDNSSHLCKLENETSDMKEVLKHLQGKLEQEARVMVSSGQTEVLDQLKALQMDITSLYNLKFPPEVAGAGRSIEDGPGPPTAQRDPGDLGRATLRLLEELDRERCFLLGEIEKEEKEKVWYYAQLQSLATRLDELPHVETFSMQMDLIRQQLEFEAQHIRALMEERFGTADEMVQRAQIRASRLEQIDKELMEAQDKAQQPEPQLCGKAPGVDGDGSLDPPTHPEEGGSKVEVVFWLLSMLATRDKEDMSRTLLAMSSSQESCLAMRRSGCLPLLIQILHGADGEPGPADGPAGAKDARMRANAALHNIVFSQPDEGQAKKEMRVLHVLEQIRSYAETCWDWLRGRDGGRGTAAPVPIEPQICQATCAIMKLSFDEEYRRAMNELGGLQAVAELLQVDYEMHKMTSDPLNLALRRYAGMALTNLTFGDVVNKATLCSRRGCMEAIVAQLGSDSEELHQVVSSILRNLSWRADINSKKVLREVGSVTGLMRCALRAGKESTLKSVLSALWNLSAHSTENKAAICGVEGALGFLVSTLTYKCQSNSLAIIESGGGILRNVSSLIATREDYRQVLRDHNCLQTLLQHLRSHSLTIVSNACGTLWNLSARSPRDQELLWDLGAVSMLRNLIHSKHKMIAMGSAAALRNLLTNRPPKYKDAAVVSPGSCMPSLYMRKQKALEAELDAKHLAETFDTMEKQSLKSQGAKKPPRHMESLVKDYASDSGCFDDDEVPNISTGVETASASVLSMFLSSSFLQGQALPRALAQRRCPEPEKDGSAKAPEPKKLPLPEDDVSLAAEKLANKISSTVAKIDKLVEDISTMHTSSDDSFSLSSEDHGLDWQYGPEEAHEARAQSCSPCRLSDAGGFTKRESLSRAQALLRLKTAYTSLSNDSLNSGSTSDGYCTKEHMKPCSKAAFLDCRDELQRYQKRPSRLDLKSILGSKPERGDAPVPRGRDTAEPDKPEQRELPERAKKTVTFPSPTALEKEPEWKREVGSKLSSDPQVRTIKLSPSYQHVPLLETLAKSGVATGAGHLLGRKQAWLPPALLQTAESLSKIPEKLPAQAPAVAEQESVQKYSVEDTPICFSRCSSLSSLSSADNVLDGQSHSENDLDSDSSLEILEMEEGDGEGEDGRQEKEKAAELAPATPMGISQPITIPFPKRDKVFLRESSPSRQEDLTPSSSSENYIQETPLVMSRCSSVSSLGSFESPSIASSIQSDPCSEMISGTVSPSELPDSPGQTMPPSRSKTPLFELGCQAEKETSQFNIQWENNVKKFMEITDFKERFQLPQDLDSMVYFTVEKPNENFSCASSLSALPLHEHYVQKDVELKLIPTFPERNSLNFAAHEKREERREERYLEGRRRADPPEPPDDDDIEILKECISSAMPSRFRKVRSSLLAGQVLHPQTKKPVHVPVYMLVPAHAHPAVPKHLRASARDLFRDDDSFTDSADGTPGNFSSAASLSDETLRYPAPEEAEPPCAAGTGVLPEGHREAGGTGAIPARRAASGSSAPARLSSACRGQGGEGKRGQPPPKGRASLELEVGGSGGTPGRKDAPQEDGVAFQSLCHTTPTEEAVYCFYEQDWDELPAAGRGGTGGRAQPSRGERCGGSAPNRDPELGPRPVKAKPQNNLIADETPPCDSLSSSMSSLSDANLSGGEERGQPCGKAPRPRPVAGQARGGSPNSRTLNSEDDLLQKCIGSAMPKRRRPAARRRVVERKQKPPGAGGRERNAEVKHHPGEDAGSDRGSDLDSVEWQAIQEGANSIVTWLHQAAASLSREPSSESDSILSFVSGLSVGSTLQLSLGRQEKPRASSAVGRDTARREHGKSRPERKDAPGARPAGRGSARAERSPAPTKPVPNLPVVFRGRTVIYMPSLAKDAPSPRATPKKSPVAKPAAPPAKNLSLSQQRSRSLHRLGKPPDSGELALPKRSTTPPARIGKGPPSSGSSRTSTPSQHGPKKLPSPPQLAKQGPPAASKVGGSSSPPGPPSRVLAPKSPAPRQSKTQKSPVRIPFMQKPSRKVLPGRGAMPVLEEQGGDDKAQGGGPGRRLNLVRMSSTRSSGSDSDRSGFLRQLTFIKESSSLLLRHRAELNPAAPAASLPRRTSPPRRRAALPTVFLCSSRCEELKAVKPAAPSPRSPVPRAQPGGKVPTGVKPPRRTSSESPSRLPVKSSIPAAEPFKRYSSSPNISVARRTSSPSSVLSARSEASARRRQQTEPVPSEQPAKPPVVMMKGTWRRIRDEDIPHILKSTLPSSALPLAGTGEEERPGSPRKTSDAVVQTEDFATAKTNSSTSPTLETHQGPPRAAGDGEAPAKATLPISFGHEAPAGTFPASRHSSPSRAARVTPFNYVPSPMVVTAVAEKAVEKIQA